TGGGTGTAGGTATTTATGGCAGTCTACAAGTAATAGTTGAATGTTCCTGTCACTACTGTACATCAGTGAACAGTGATCTGTGTTATAGTTACACTGGTAGATGTACAACAGAGGTAGTACATGTTGCTTCCAACTGTTTTGGATTAAGTGTACTGAATGATATGTAATGACCTTGTGATCATTTGATTTGTTTACAGGTAATTGACCACTATGAAAACCCAAGGAATGTAGGGTCACTGGACAAAAAAGATCAAAAAGTTGGGACAGGGCTTGTTGGGGCACCTGCATGTGGTGATGTCATGAAACTGCAAGTAAGTagtcaaatttataaaaaatgctttcaaatattattttactAGTACATATTCAGTTATCGTGATAGACCTAATTTATTCAGGGATAATAACTTTCCATCTTTATAATCAATCAGAAAGAAATTCAAATAAggagaaacaaaattttcatgaaagagGAAGTTGTAGACAAGCATTAAAAAGTAATCCTTCATATTGTGTTTAATCTTGTGTCACTTTTGTGGTCATATCTCAAATAGTTTataaatttaaccctttcaccaccatggattCACCCAAACTCACTGTTATGAACGGTCATTGTGGCCCTAAATACAGGGAACTTTGGATTAACAGGTTAAATTCAAATTATAAGCAGATTGTAAGTGttgtttcaatatttcaataaaatcaacATGAAGACTATATTGTCGTCATTGAAGAGGTGACTTataaaagtgaaaatgttatcttGAAGTTAGCTTGATCTGCATTCCATCAAGAATTAAAACAACGTTGAAGTTAAAGTCCAGTGGGAGAAGATTATATATCAAGTAACAATGCCAAGTACATAATCCCAGTAGATTACCTAGCATGAACTGTCTGCCAAGCTGTTACTAGTGTAGTTGATAAACACTGGAAGTCTGCATGTTATAGAATGTCAGTCTAAAATACCAAGTCATTCAACAATAACTAGCTGTTTGATAAAGATTGAGTTTGTCCTTATAAAGTTCTATCCCTTCACATTCACTTTGTAGATAAAAGTAGATGAAGATGGCAAGATTATTGATGCCAAGTTCAAAACCTTTGGATGTGGCTCAGCAATTGCATCAAGTTCTCTTGCAACAGAGTGGATCAAAGGAAAAACAGTAAGTTTTTATCAAAGAAGCCACTGTTACAGAATGTTCTGTGCATGTATATAGTTACTATTCATCAGTACAGGCATTGAATATTCACCTTCATTGAACTTTGTCAACTGCATTTGTTGTTATGCATGATCAAAATCATCGACATATTCATTTCTTGCATAATTCATAACtccattttcttcttcttttttctttAGCTCGATGAAGCATCTAGAATCAAGAATACACAAATTGCCAAAGAACTTTGTCTCCCACCAGTCAAACTTCATTGCTCAAGTAAGTGTGAAATTTCACAGACGTAAATGTATTGAATGGCAAAATTTATCAGACAAAATCGGGACTAAGTGTGTCTTTCAGGCTTATCCTTGTTCTAGTATTCTTGTCAACTTGCTTTTGCGGTAATTGTGCAAATGTCAGACCATTTAGTattgttatgatgaaatcagaaaatgttttgtaaaatttaatcacttcagtaaatttacaaGAAAAAATGGTATGGAGTGAATGAACATGAGTTAGCTAAAAATCAAAACTGTTTTTTCAAACCATAATATCATCTCTGTACGCTTGATATCAAAATAGTAGTCTGCAggatatttcacaatatttctcTATGTAAAGCGTCTCTCACCTAGGCATCTTCCTTATCTAGGGATGTACCTATATATAGATAAGGTAATGACTCTGTGTTGAAATGCCAAATCTGAGAAAATATGCAAGTCATCATCAAACCCCTTAGGTCTATAATAAATTACAAACAACGCAGGTCCATGATAAAGTGCATGCATCCCTTGAGGAAGTCTCATGTATTGTTTCACTTTCTCTGTGTCAAAGGTTGATAACACTTACATCAAGGTATCCTGCATACAGATCTCAAGGTAATGACTGGGCCGTTAATGATTCAATGCAATTGTTCTTTCAGTGCTTGCAGAAGACGCCATAAAAGCAGCTTTAAATGATTTCAAAGTGAAACAAGAATCAGTAGACTCGGCCAGAACACAGGCATCCaactaattgaattcaaatgCAGATCAGATATGTATACGTATGCAGATACGCACAATTTAGTCAGCAGTGtgaatgtaaatacatgtaggaGTCTTTTATATGAAATTCTTTCATGCCAGAGAGCAAGTTGTGGAATTTTTGAAAGATGTTAGAAAGAAAGAGATCTAACATTTTCTGTTCAGTTCTTATGCAAACAAAATAGACAGGCAATAGCTGTACTGATTGGTGAGTGTGTTGTGATCAGTGGAGAGAAGCCGATGGAGTTTATAGATTGTGTGATTTTCCCTATGTCAAATGACAACTACCTATATGTCAGCGTAACACTTTTATGCTCTGGTATGATTAAAGGCTCCTTAAAGTTATAATTAAGTTATGAGTGATCTTGTTAGTTCATCCACACAAAAGTCAAAGAAGTTAACAGGACTTTGCTATTTTGACCCTAACTTAACATGATCTCTACCATCTATCATAGCTATCCAGGAAAATCTGTTTCAGTTTATTTAATTACAAGACTTGTGTTACTTTTTCTGTACCTTCTACAaacattttgttatttattgcCTCATATGGTAATGAAAATATTCAGctctatttaatattttttgacaagtgtcTGTTTTGACAAggcagttttttcaaagttaatgATTGGCAGTCATAAATGTATCTCTGTTCGGACAAACCAGAGAACAGAAATTGATGGCTGAATGATAAGTAATTATCAAATATTGTTGTAGTCTGACACTTTGAATTTGTCTGTTGAATTGGTTTGTGAAGGAGATAGatggttttttcattatttacaaCAGAATTACAGATTCTCTGACTTCCTTTTATGAAACTTGAAAGTaaacatatgtaaatatatccttttaaaaatacaaatgtgttAAATTTACCAGTGTTGACcatgtgaagaaattttgaaaaattgaagcacttgtgtgttattttgtgtgaatcaacattattatattattatattgttGTCATTGTCACCATCACACTTAGAATTATTAGATGCAGATGTGTTTTGCAGTGAGAATTTATCTTTggataaaatggtgttatttcaAGGCAACTAAAAAGCCAAAGATCAGGAAATGTGACAATGAGATCTTGGTTTTGAAAGGTGTGTATTCAGTAAAAGGAAGAGTTGGGGTTATTAGGGGTCACTTTGAATGATTGTATTCCTGTAATGTTTAGTTCTGTTGTGGATATGATACCTCCCTGCACATTGTTCACCATACTAGTAAGAGTTACTGTATATTAATATCTTGGTcagtttattgtcattttcaccTATGCTTATGGGATACACACATGTGTATGGGGTTTTTAAGttagagaaaataaagaaacagtTTAAGCACAGATTTAGTACACCGTCCTTTTATTATTGTGTGTTGAGTCATAGACAGACGAacgactgtctatggttgagTGGAACAGAGGATCAAGTTGTGTGTTTTCCTATTCCTTGttattttgtgcatgaacttattatttattcatttattacaCAGATCAAAGCAAACTCATTTACACTAATACAGATCTGGAAATATCACAAATACAAGGCAGGCACATAgacacacatacaaataaatTATGGATCTTGATCAAAATATCCAGATAAAGTTGACttaaaagtgaaagtgaaacatTATCTATATCAGATTGAagatgaattttatgaaaaatgtgcATGTTGGAAAACTCCAAACTTCCATTTGCAATAGAAAACAGTacataatatttgaaataatttggaGAATTTAGTGTGAGTTGATGATTTTGTATAATCAGCACGTCAAGGGCTGACCGGTAGGACGCCAAAGGAATGTTCAACATTCTACTGTAAATATGTGAAACTGGGAATAGAAATGAACAATGGTACAAACAAGCCCATGAGGGCTAACATGCATAGAAATGTATTGCCATACATGCTTTGTACACATGGGTCTGCTTGCACTGCCATAGCGTGATCTTTTGGGCTTACTGAGTCAGTGGAGCACATAGCCCTGTTTATTCTGGAGCAGAACCTTTTGGATAACTATATCAATGGTATTGTGCAGTGTATGAAGGGATGATGTGGAATGCTCCGAATGAATATTGGTATATAATGTTTGAAAAAGCGAATGAATATTGGTATATAATGTTTGAAAAAAGATCACATTGAACAGTCCTTAAATAAGAAGCGCACAGGTATTTTTTAGAGTCCTATCAATGGCTGTCAAGTCTGGTAATTCCTGAATCATCTTATAACACTAGCACACAATTCAGCAGACGGTGCCATGGTTCGGTTTTTGCAAAAGTCACGTACCCATACTCGGTGTGGTTTATCAAACAAACGCAATGCGCAATATACAAGTAGACGCCTATAGTACGCCCTCTAGTGTTCGAAGTAACGTGACCAGATCGTGACCTTTGGACGAATAATTCCTTTGCCTAGGGAGCCCATCTTGAACCTCGTATCCGCTATGTTCTTTAATCGGGCTTATAACGCGCCAAAGATTTGTGTGTAAGGTGTATATTTCCATTAAAAGCTAATGAAGAATTAataaatagtaaaatattatagAATTAATTCTTCTATGCGTCTGTTTTGCTTTTGAGAAATAAGAAGTATGTTTTCGCTACGCTGAGGATGAACCATTTCCTTCTTTTCACTTTGGGAAACCCCTCCATTCAGACGACCTTTTTCTGCAATCATGGCTCTGGGAAAGGTTCGTAGAAGTATTGCCACTCAATACAAACCGGCATTTGTTGGATATATTCATCGTTGAATTAAATCACAATGAAACCGTGCGTCCACTTTGCCACTCCAAATTAGTACACACTGTTACAGAGTACAATAAGTCACCAAAAGACTTATTATTCGCAGCAACTTTCTTCTGAAGTAAAGTGTTGCTTGTTCCAAAATGGCGGCCACCATGCACATTGGAGTATCATCCACCATGCGGTCTGAAGGCCCACGTGTTTATCGAATTTATTTTCTTATAGTACCAGAAATAAGATTTTGGTACACGCAACGGGCAGAATGAACGATTAACGACCCCCTTGTTTTCGTGTGATTCAATTTTGTCTGTGAAAAGCTATTGGAGTAGGTTGACTATCTTTATCAATTATTCATCTCCATGATACTTGATAGTTAATAGCAATAACATCAATATGCTCGAACGAGTATTTTCACTATTTGTTCTGAAGGGCATATTCTTAACGTGGTACAGTCAGTTATCGTTCTACATGTGACCCATCCAGACACCTTACAAACTTGTTTTCCATcaactgttaatttttttgaaatctcgTGAGAAGAAAGGTATGCTGTACTGCAGCAGTCAAATGGCAAAGTTTCCTCACCCTAGGGTATTGATTGACAATGACACATACTGCGTGGCAGCAAGTTACAAGAATAAACCAAGGGGCTTCCAATGATAACAAGCAAAGggtgggcacacagtccatgtagccgacaatgagatgcaaatgatatgcggttaggTCTCCTCAaataactttcagctggttcttcactttctactatttttatagtatttttacaaaggcacagacttattctacctgcaacttaaaactgatagtgattttgtagctcattctttactatttttcatagtttttggtagccggtaacagacacttcgtgttcgtgtcggctacatggacgatctgccaaagGTGACCTGTAATGTCGTACTTTTTGACGCCTCGTTTATTGTGACTCGCTCTTCAGGTCAATGGTTAGTGCTAGGGGAAGaggtagctgcaaaattgtagcgctacggtgaggtggtcggtgatttttggtttttacaacttcgctcaccagtagcgctacaatgccgatggccctgtagaggtgaaaataagTGCACCTCATTGGacaaggcgtgttgatgtgattaCCAACTTCCAGTAATGGCGGCTCCGAGAAACACCGATGCCCAACGCACGcccaatgtttatggaacgcgatcaacgtgtttgaacaaattccaaacccaacAAAAGACAAGATTAGTATTGTATAGTAttgagtcttcagtagtgataaatcagtacgaccaaatgcagtaaatatgtagcatttcacatcagcACGCCTTGTCCAGTGGAGTgcgcttattttcacctctacagggccatcgacattgtagcgctactggtgagcgaagtcgcaaaaaccaaaaatcaccaaCCGCCTCACTGcacagtagcgctacaattttgcagctagtggAAGAGGGTAACAGACTACAGCAGTTCCAAAATGTAACAGGTCTCAGCTCAATTCTCGGGCAAACAATGTTATCACATAGATGATAAACTGTAACATCTTTCTATTTCAGCCATTGCTAATTGATGGGCGAGGCCACCTTTTGGGTAGGCTGGCTTCCATTGTAGCCAAAACTCTTCTGCAAGGTAAGTTATCGTAAGTTGCTGTCTGTGTTgacaataaaaataacaaaatttgacACTTCCTAGTGTATTCCAGTGAAAGTTATATGTAGACTTTGGTTACCAAGTTGGTGTGTATTTGTTTTCTTGTTATAAAAGTTTCTTGAAGATCTCTCAAATGACGTTTGCAATTCATGTTGTTGTGTCATTGAAATTTGGCTTTCACAATTGAAATATGCTGTGGTActgttgatgatgataatttgACCACCCTGTTTGATACATTGTGAAATCACTTTCCATGCATCACCATCTGAAACAGCAATCACAGAAGCTTCACTCTTTAAATATTGTACAACCATCAAATAAATCTAAGACTAAGTATTAAAGAtgatcttcatattttgttaCAGGGCAACGTATTGTAGTTGTAAGATGTGAAGGAATAGTCATTTCTGGAAGTTTGTACAGAAACAAATGTAAGTATATATTTGTTACATTTGTCAACAGTTTTGTAAAGAAGGAGCCTAAAGACTTTAATAAAGAGGACAGAGTTGATAGTCTTGCAATATGCTGTATACTTCCTGTGAACTTGTCAATGATGTTTATACCTACATTGTTTGAGAATGATGAGATTAAAATTACATTACTGAGATAAGTACATATCACAGGAATCCAGTGTGTCTTTGACCATGAAAGGCATTTGCCTCTTGAAGCAGTCTCAATTCAAGCACATTTCATATCTCAAGTGATAGATATTGTCAATGATCAAGAGCCCTGTATGACAGTAAAGTGTGGACATTGCCCCAATCATTTGGGTACCAATTGTCTCTTATTCTTTCCAATTTTTATAGTGAAATATCTGCAGTATCTGCGTAAgagaacaaataccaaaccttCACGAGGTCCCTTTCACTTCAGAGCACCAAGCAGAATGCTATGGAGGGTTATCAGAGGCAAGTTAATACAGTGAACATCTTATGAAGCAATGCTATGATGGGTCACcttgtatgtttttttcttcagtAGCAGTGCAAATAAAGACTGTTAGATAACACCCTAGACTGCTACCTGATTATTCCATCTGTCAATGATGATATGTTTACCACCATCTtatatgatttttcatgaaatcatcAATACATGCATCACCATCTGAGACAGAAAAATGGGAAAGGGAACTCTAACATGacaataatttttcatattaaGATGTGCAGTGTACCCTTATACACATCTTTGAAGTCACTGTTCTCTAAGGTGTTCAGAGAAAAGACAAGACTCCATGATCTACTTGTTATCTATCCTGTGTTCTGTGAGTGTTTATTGTCACATCATACAGTCATGGGGACAAGACTACCACACATAGGAAATCTGTTGTGTTCATTAATGGTTAATGCTGTTTTGTACAGGAATGTTGCCACATAAGTTGAAGCGTGGTGCTGATGCGCTTGAGAGACTCAAGGTATATGAAGGAGTACCACCACCTTATGACAAGGTAAGGAATGCTACTTGTAACTATAATGCATGAAGCAAGCTATTATATTGTGACTTAGTAGAAACATGCAAGTGGTAAATAATTCCAAAGCAGGTCTTTCCCTGATTCCATAGTGATATCATGAATGGAAACAGGAGAGATAGGATAGGAAACAGGTCTTCCTTTGTACTGGCTAGTTTGGAATAAATTAAGTTTGTTTGCCGGGCAGTCTCCAACAAGACAACTTTAGACTTGCATGTAATTTACTGATTTGGATACCATGTTTGCAGTGTCACATATTATGTGATTTTTGACATTGTGTATATGTACAGTCTGCATTTGTGTACAGTCTTCATTGTTTTAAAATGAAGAGTGTCCTTGATGTCCAGTAATGACAAAGATTTTTGGCATCTTTTTTTTATCAACTGTGGTGATTTGTCAGATAACCATGAAAATAACAGTTTGATTCCAGCCACCAGGTGGTAAAAACTATGTACATTTGACCATAGATCCTTGAGAAATCTCCTGCTAGGGAGACACCCAAAGTTCACATACCAGAAAACTCTGATAAGCACATACTGTGACAAGTTAGACAAGTCTACACATCCCCTTTCTTGAGAAACAAGGATTTAACcttattttttctgtcatgCAAAATTTAACAACAAACAGGATTACAAAAAAATGAGTATTGTAGCTTAAGTATGTGGATGTTGATGTTTTGTGTAGCCTTAACAAACAAAAACTGTGAAGTGTTACTCAAGTATGCACTCCCGTATTGCTAGGAAAAACATTTAACATATCCTTTCACTCTGTGTGTAAGGCAAATCTGTGCAATAGATGGAGACACAATGATGGGTGCCAGAGTCAGAAGCAGTACAATAGACAAGCTAGACACTCGCTCACATGCTTTCCATGCATACTTGGCgattcagttttcaaacaactacattaacccttttcctgccgagcgcccctgtccgttatcctgccaagtcgtcaaaaccggccccctttccgtgtctacagaagataggctctcctgcacgctttcctgccaggcatttggcggaaaataccgcattttcggggtacgattaccgaccatatacgtgttagacttcaaaaatttttgcatgcccgtatagaggggcaaccgctgatgaggttgtgtccagaaaatgacgaggtcacgggcgttgtttgccccgggggacgtgcacttttatgcccttttctagcttactttcgcggaagtaaagctcgttcgccggcacgcacggccacaccgggaaaacgtcacctctctcgtgggttagtagaagacccaggggttagtgctatgggtgcgggagcaccctcaaacctgtcctgtttcccctgggttgtgtcacttggccacgtactttgaacgacttggaagagtcgcacattgcagtctgctttgacgtagtgtcaacgacatagttccgccattgaaggaaggcgtgtacgtagtttggccagttcagtgaacacttagctcgttagtgttaccgtttcctaacaggttagttgtgcagttgttactaaggtgcagttttgtaccaccttagctctggacagtgcaactgctctatgcactaaccccaacgacagatggttggtacaacgtctacgtcgcacgagcacagcctccgttgggctgtgcccctcccacgtgatacaacgcacgttcatccattactatagcgtccttacggatctgccaaaaacgaaagtgggggtaaaaacaaaacaaacgaaaatatgcgatcatagatagtattttattcgggaataatttacattatgccgaacaataaatctcggagtctgtctcgacgtccgagtgcatggtccgtgtttcaaaaattacaatcggggtggcagatccgtgtttcaaaaattataatagggggaattgtacaaaataatccgtctaaacaaaacaaaacgaaaatgcgatccatagatagtattttattcgggaataatttacattatgccgaataataaatctcagagtctgtctcgacgtccgagtgcatggtccgtgttacaaagattacaatcggggattgtacaaaataatccgtgtttcaatttacaatcagcgggatcgtaaagcacaaacaaacggcacaaccgtgctcaaaatgtgatcatggtccgtgttcagaatacagtcaagccactgttaggcgaagctgtcccctgtccgttatttacgtcgggttctcttgctgatgggtgtcgtcggggctgtgtgagtagaggtctgcacgccaatgctcctcttacctcgtagcatcatgcgatgatgaaaagccgcaaaacactcgccctcgtgaagatgaaccccgcacagactacatcctttggacgtctcagacagtcgtcgctcgcagtggtcttaccctctctgctgcatactttacagcatttctgccgcccctccaaacggctgacaacgtgcatcggctgattttgtggattgatgtacgaggcaagagaaacagtggcctcgacctctctcacactgggctgcgatcgcccacaataaccgccaatgagttgtttcccgacacgcagatgaaacatcttatgggtcagcttactatcagggtgtacatgcttgaagcatatatatgcatttaccaggg
This genomic window from Ptychodera flava strain L36383 chromosome 10, AS_Pfla_20210202, whole genome shotgun sequence contains:
- the LOC139141791 gene encoding large ribosomal subunit protein uL13-like: MALGKPLLIDGRGHLLGRLASIVAKTLLQGQRIVVVRCEGIVISGSLYRNKLKYLQYLRKRTNTKPSRGPFHFRAPSRMLWRVIRGMLPHKLKRGADALERLKVYEGVPPPYDKQKRFVVPSALKVLRLKPHRKFCQLGRLASEVGWKYAKVIDVLEAKRKARSQLHYQKKKKEKQLWEKAMVEVADKIAQYQEVIEGYGHR